ACGGACATCCTGACCATCCCCGCGTACGCTCGGCGCTCTCTGCCTGCGGAGCTGGAGGAGGAAGTGATCAGCGGTCGGCGTCAGCAATTGACGCGCATCGCGGATGCCGTGACGGGCGTTCGAACGGAAGCGAAACTCTTGATCGGCCGACCCGGCACGGTGCTCGTTCAGGAGGTCCTGCGCTCCAATCATGACCTGCTGATGCGGTCGCATGCGCGCGATACGACGTCAATTGGTCCGCGGCCATTCGGGGCCGTGGACATGGAGTTGCTGAGAAGGTGCCCCTGTCCGGTGTTTCTCGTGCGCCATGGCCACGTCGATCCGCATCCGCAGATCGTGGCCGCCGTCAACGCCAGCACCGAGGAAGCGGCCGAACGGGCGCTGAACGTCAAGATCGTGGAGCTGGCCCTCCTGATCGCTGAACACGAGGGCGGCGTGCCCATACTGCTGCAGGCATGGACGCCGTTTGCCGAGCTCCTGGTCCGTTCGCACGGAGCCGATGCCGACGTCGCGGCGTATGTGGAAGACGTGCGGCAGCGTACGGCGGCAGACCTCCGACAACTGGCGCAGTCGTTCGGCGATCGCCTCGTGGGTGTTCAGTTGGTGCATCGTCGCGG
The nucleotide sequence above comes from Acidobacteriota bacterium. Encoded proteins:
- a CDS encoding universal stress protein; protein product: MGDHQMAFRSILVDIDATVPTHPALERAIRLARRSGARLTITDILTIPAYARRSLPAELEEEVISGRRQQLTRIADAVTGVRTEAKLLIGRPGTVLVQEVLRSNHDLLMRSHARDTTSIGPRPFGAVDMELLRRCPCPVFLVRHGHVDPHPQIVAAVNASTEEAAERALNVKIVELALLIAEHEGGVPILLQAWTPFAELLVRSHGADADVAAYVEDVRQRTAADLRQLAQSFGDRLVGVQLVHRRGEPEAAISEFVVGHGVDLVVMGTVARGGIAGLLIGNTTERVLRQLPCSVLAVKPEGFVCPVKLDDGGAT